The following coding sequences are from one Verrucomicrobiia bacterium window:
- a CDS encoding putative 4-mercaptohistidine N1-methyltransferase, whose protein sequence is MSSPYYESDRAVSEYLLFHYGTAEETLPYPSGPRDALFYPVRCVVNCLDTGSLPPDARALDIGCSVGRSSFELARHCTEVIGIDYSKRFVDVATRLRDQGGINYVYVEEGDITRSAVAVVPTTIDRRRVRFEQGDAQELREDLGQFEVVFAANLIDRLREPLAFVRQLPDLVKPGGQLILTSPYTWLEEYTPREKWLGGTARDGRARRTVDTLKGELANSFELKRTLDLPFLIREHVRKYQWSVAQASVWRRK, encoded by the coding sequence GTGAGTTCCCCTTACTACGAGAGTGATCGCGCGGTTTCCGAATACCTGCTGTTCCATTACGGCACGGCGGAAGAAACCTTGCCGTATCCTTCCGGGCCGCGGGATGCGCTCTTTTATCCCGTCCGCTGCGTGGTGAATTGCCTGGACACCGGCTCGTTGCCACCCGATGCCCGCGCGCTGGATATCGGCTGCTCGGTGGGCCGTTCCAGTTTTGAACTCGCCCGCCATTGCACAGAAGTCATCGGCATCGATTACTCGAAACGCTTTGTGGATGTCGCTACGCGCCTGCGCGATCAAGGCGGCATCAACTACGTCTACGTGGAGGAAGGTGACATCACCCGCTCCGCCGTGGCCGTGGTGCCGACAACGATTGATCGCCGTCGCGTGCGCTTCGAGCAGGGGGATGCGCAGGAATTGCGTGAAGACTTGGGCCAGTTCGAAGTGGTCTTTGCGGCGAACCTCATCGACCGCCTGCGTGAACCGCTGGCGTTCGTCCGTCAATTACCGGACTTGGTGAAGCCCGGCGGCCAACTCATCCTCACCTCGCCTTATACCTGGCTGGAGGAATATACACCGCGTGAGAAATGGCTGGGTGGCACGGCCCGCGATGGCCGGGCGCGCCGCACCGTGGATACTTTGAAAGGGGAGTTGGCGAACAGTTTCGAACTCAAGCGCACCTTGGATCTCCCTTTCCTCATCCGCGAACACGTGCGCAAGTATCAATGGAGCGTGGCGCAGGCCAGCGTATGGCGGCGGAAGTAG
- a CDS encoding sodium:calcium symporter: MRSLTSILESAGPWAPWAFFGLFIAASLLMVWRLEAMTRNGLGGTVLGTLVMPYCSGIGNLMFAILLAQDKGDGAEVIVNCIVNNATNLTLLIGVPTLIFGMNIAGKDSGGGKKAKADKKGKGEKGGKGEQQKQVNRLSMMLTLVAVLFFTGALWALARDGKLDFNDGLVLVGIFLFWQCFHVYDVMKANVQQNKALGWLMILDFAVLTVGGYGIYLSTDWLMNWGKAQEFAFLKEDNGMGWVSGFLMVLPNAMLALYYSWRGKPDVTYASQVGDGHICIPLCIGLFALFQPINVPQTLELGVWIIAGATVVHLLFMALLGRLPRFVGVLLIAAYAFFLFKGLFK, encoded by the coding sequence TTGCGTTCGCTGACGTCCATTTTGGAAAGCGCCGGCCCATGGGCACCTTGGGCCTTCTTCGGCCTGTTCATCGCTGCCTCTCTCCTCATGGTCTGGCGGCTGGAGGCCATGACACGAAATGGTCTCGGCGGCACCGTGCTCGGCACGCTCGTCATGCCTTACTGCTCCGGCATCGGCAACCTCATGTTCGCCATTTTGCTGGCGCAGGATAAGGGCGATGGGGCGGAAGTCATCGTGAACTGCATCGTCAACAATGCCACCAATCTCACCCTGCTCATCGGTGTGCCCACCTTGATCTTCGGGATGAACATCGCGGGCAAAGACTCCGGCGGCGGGAAGAAAGCGAAAGCCGATAAAAAAGGCAAAGGAGAGAAAGGCGGAAAAGGGGAACAGCAAAAGCAAGTGAACCGCCTTTCCATGATGCTCACGCTGGTAGCGGTGCTTTTCTTCACCGGCGCGCTCTGGGCCTTGGCGCGCGATGGCAAACTGGATTTCAACGACGGTCTGGTGCTCGTCGGCATTTTCCTCTTCTGGCAGTGCTTCCACGTCTATGACGTCATGAAAGCAAACGTACAGCAGAACAAGGCCTTGGGCTGGCTCATGATCTTGGATTTTGCCGTGCTCACCGTCGGCGGCTACGGGATTTATCTCAGCACCGACTGGCTGATGAATTGGGGCAAGGCGCAGGAGTTCGCCTTCTTGAAAGAGGACAACGGCATGGGCTGGGTCAGCGGCTTCCTGATGGTGCTGCCGAATGCCATGCTGGCCCTCTACTACTCCTGGCGCGGCAAACCCGATGTGACCTACGCCTCCCAGGTGGGCGACGGTCATATTTGCATTCCGCTCTGCATCGGTCTCTTCGCGTTGTTTCAGCCCATCAATGTACCGCAGACGTTGGAGCTCGGCGTGTGGATCATCGCGGGGGCTACAGTGGTGCATCTGCTGTTCATGGCGTTGCTGGGGCGGCTGCCGAGATTTGTCGGCGTGTTGCTGATCGCGGCCTACGCTTTCTTCCTGTTCAAGGGGTTGTTCAAGTAG
- a CDS encoding L-lactate permease, with amino-acid sequence MTWLQNYDPLGNTLLSTLVAAIPVVVLLGAIGWWHVRIHFAAVLGLATALAIAIGVYRMPVSAATATTVYGAAFGLFPIGWIILNVMFLYYLTVKKGLFAVLRDSLAHIAPDPRIQLILIAFSFGAFIEGVAGFGAPVAITGAILIQLGFRPLHASGLALIANTAPVAFGSVGIPILTLQDVAGLDALLVSKMVGRQLPFFSIIIPFWIVGAFSGWRGIKGVWPAALTAGLAFAIPQFLVSNFHGPWLVDTISGACSIGAVVILLRYWQPKEIWPLPKPEAETKKDSTTTTPETTAPVVLNRQNVIAAWKPWAILTVFILVWGIQPFSKFLNTLSPAGYPVPYLHGKVQRVSPVAPENAPAEKAEYKRNIFSATGTGILLASIVAGLSMGFRLKDLWQTYLETIFRIRYSLVTIAAMLALGNVTKYSGTDATLGLALAHTGSFYPFFGTMLGWLGVALTGSDTASNVLFGSLQRITAEQTGISPILMGAANSSGGVMGKMVDAQSIVVASTATNWYGHEGDILRFVFWHSLILASMMGVLVYLQAYVVPFTYMVVHMPGLILP; translated from the coding sequence ATGACCTGGCTGCAGAATTACGACCCGCTTGGTAACACCCTGCTTTCTACGCTCGTCGCTGCGATACCTGTCGTGGTGCTGCTGGGAGCCATCGGATGGTGGCATGTGCGCATCCACTTTGCCGCTGTATTGGGGCTGGCGACAGCGCTCGCCATCGCCATCGGTGTTTACCGCATGCCGGTTTCAGCGGCGACGGCGACGACGGTGTATGGCGCGGCGTTCGGCTTGTTTCCCATCGGCTGGATCATCCTGAACGTCATGTTCTTGTATTATCTTACGGTGAAGAAAGGGCTTTTCGCCGTCCTTCGTGACAGCCTCGCGCACATCGCGCCCGATCCGCGCATACAACTCATCCTTATCGCCTTTTCGTTTGGTGCTTTTATTGAAGGTGTGGCGGGGTTCGGTGCGCCCGTGGCCATCACCGGGGCAATCCTTATCCAGCTCGGTTTCCGTCCGCTGCACGCGTCCGGGTTGGCCTTGATCGCGAATACGGCGCCAGTTGCTTTTGGTTCCGTGGGCATCCCTATCCTTACTCTGCAGGATGTCGCGGGGCTGGATGCCTTGCTGGTTTCCAAGATGGTCGGGCGGCAGTTGCCCTTCTTTTCCATCATCATCCCTTTCTGGATCGTGGGCGCATTCTCCGGCTGGCGGGGCATCAAGGGAGTCTGGCCCGCTGCGTTGACCGCTGGCCTTGCCTTCGCCATCCCGCAATTTCTCGTATCTAATTTTCACGGCCCTTGGCTGGTGGATACGATCTCTGGGGCGTGCTCCATCGGCGCGGTGGTGATTTTGTTGCGTTATTGGCAGCCGAAAGAGATCTGGCCGCTACCCAAGCCCGAGGCGGAAACCAAAAAAGATTCCACCACCACGACGCCTGAGACCACGGCTCCGGTAGTGCTCAACCGCCAGAATGTCATCGCCGCCTGGAAACCATGGGCGATTCTGACGGTCTTCATCCTGGTTTGGGGCATACAACCGTTCAGCAAATTTCTCAACACGCTCTCGCCCGCGGGTTATCCCGTGCCTTACCTGCACGGAAAGGTGCAACGCGTCTCGCCGGTGGCTCCGGAGAATGCGCCCGCGGAGAAGGCTGAATACAAGCGAAACATCTTTTCAGCCACCGGCACCGGCATTTTGCTGGCGTCCATCGTCGCCGGGTTGTCCATGGGTTTCCGGTTGAAAGATCTATGGCAGACCTATCTGGAAACCATCTTCCGCATCCGGTATTCGCTGGTGACCATCGCCGCCATGCTGGCCCTGGGCAACGTCACTAAATATTCCGGCACGGATGCCACGCTTGGGCTTGCCTTGGCGCACACTGGCTCCTTCTACCCGTTCTTCGGTACGATGCTGGGTTGGCTTGGCGTCGCGCTGACGGGTTCTGATACCGCCTCCAATGTGCTTTTTGGCAGCCTGCAAAGAATCACTGCGGAGCAGACCGGCATCAGCCCCATCCTTATGGGAGCGGCGAACAGCTCCGGTGGTGTGATGGGCAAGATGGTGGATGCCCAAAGCATCGTGGTGGCGAGCACGGCGACGAATTGGTACGGGCACGAGGGTGATATCTTGCGCTTTGTGTTCTGGCACAGCCTTATCCTGGCTTCCATGATGGGTGTGCTGGTCTATTTGCAGGCGTATGTGGTGCCCTTTACCTACATGGTGGTGCATATGCCTGGGCTGATTTTACCTTAG
- a CDS encoding ketose-bisphosphate aldolase produces MPLTHTTDLFAKALKGKYALGAFNVNNMELLQAIIEACEEEKAPVMLQISKGARHYANPVYLKKLIEAAVSVSTIPIAVHLDHGDTFELCKECIDEGFTSVMIDASHENFEKNVEITRKVVEYAHKHNCVVESELGHLVGAQFDDGEEGGAHSASGHYTVPDEAVKFVKESGCDSLAIAIGNSHGAYKFKGEQHLDLERLKLIKKALSDAGMGDYPLVLHGASSVPKHLAEEINKYGGNMGLDTAGVPESDIEVARRVGCTKVNIDTDLRMAMTAGIRKVLWEKPKEFDPRKYLSPARDMVKELVRHKIKNVLCCAGHAFD; encoded by the coding sequence ATGCCACTGACACACACGACCGACTTGTTCGCCAAAGCGCTCAAGGGCAAGTATGCCCTCGGTGCTTTCAACGTGAACAACATGGAACTCCTCCAAGCCATCATCGAGGCCTGCGAAGAGGAAAAAGCCCCCGTCATGCTGCAGATCTCCAAAGGTGCGCGTCATTACGCGAACCCGGTGTATCTGAAAAAGCTTATCGAAGCCGCTGTCAGCGTCTCCACCATCCCCATCGCCGTCCATTTGGACCACGGTGATACGTTCGAACTCTGCAAAGAGTGCATCGACGAAGGGTTCACCAGCGTGATGATCGACGCCTCCCACGAGAATTTCGAGAAGAACGTCGAGATCACCCGCAAGGTCGTGGAATACGCTCACAAGCATAACTGCGTGGTGGAATCCGAGCTGGGCCACCTCGTCGGCGCGCAATTCGATGACGGCGAAGAAGGCGGCGCTCACTCGGCCAGCGGTCACTACACCGTGCCCGACGAAGCCGTGAAGTTCGTGAAGGAATCTGGTTGCGACTCTTTGGCTATCGCCATCGGTAACAGCCATGGTGCCTACAAGTTCAAGGGCGAACAGCACCTGGACCTCGAGCGCTTGAAGCTCATCAAGAAGGCCTTGAGCGACGCTGGTATGGGTGACTACCCGCTGGTGCTGCACGGAGCCTCCTCGGTGCCGAAGCATCTGGCTGAAGAGATCAACAAGTACGGTGGCAACATGGGCTTGGACACCGCGGGTGTGCCGGAATCCGACATCGAAGTGGCCCGCCGCGTGGGTTGCACGAAGGTGAACATCGATACCGACCTCCGCATGGCAATGACCGCAGGCATCCGCAAGGTACTCTGGGAAAAACCGAAAGAATTCGATCCGCGCAAGTACCTCTCCCCGGCCCGTGACATGGTGAAGGAACTCGTGCGCCATAAGATCAAGAACGTGCTGTGCTGCGCCGGCCACGCTTTTGACTAA
- a CDS encoding ThuA domain-containing protein has protein sequence MKNLTRRAFARTFAFALAALCTLPAIAADKPKKLLVVTVTTSFRHSSIATAEKTLSKLAQESGQFTVDFVQQPPNQPRNPQRPKAGTGPDADKDPKFVEAMTKFQADEKKFKEDNAVWMKSVEKELEKLSPANLKNYDGVIFCNTTGDLPLPDKQGFIDWVNSGKAFMGMHSATDTFHNFRPFIDMIGGEFLTHGAQVQVDCLNQDSAHAACKHLPASWTVFDEIYIMKSFERTKVRGLLGLNSHPNEKKPGDYPVAWCKQFGQGRVFYTSLGHREDMWDTEEKNRKNSPEIAQQYQKHILGGILWALKLAPGDAQPQPIKL, from the coding sequence ATGAAAAATCTGACCCGTCGTGCCTTTGCCCGAACTTTTGCTTTCGCGCTCGCAGCTCTTTGCACGCTGCCGGCCATCGCGGCGGACAAGCCCAAGAAACTGCTCGTCGTGACCGTCACGACCAGTTTCCGGCATAGCTCGATTGCCACGGCGGAGAAGACACTGAGCAAGCTCGCTCAGGAGAGCGGCCAGTTCACGGTGGATTTCGTGCAGCAACCCCCAAATCAACCACGCAATCCGCAACGCCCAAAAGCGGGCACAGGTCCTGATGCGGATAAAGATCCAAAGTTCGTGGAAGCCATGACGAAATTTCAGGCAGATGAGAAGAAGTTCAAGGAAGACAATGCCGTGTGGATGAAGTCCGTGGAAAAAGAGCTGGAAAAACTCAGCCCCGCGAACCTAAAGAATTATGATGGCGTGATCTTCTGCAATACCACGGGCGACCTGCCCTTGCCGGACAAGCAGGGTTTCATCGATTGGGTGAACAGCGGCAAAGCCTTCATGGGCATGCATAGCGCCACGGATACATTTCATAACTTCCGCCCGTTCATCGACATGATCGGCGGTGAATTTCTCACGCACGGTGCGCAAGTGCAGGTGGATTGCTTGAACCAGGATTCCGCTCACGCTGCGTGCAAACATCTGCCCGCTTCATGGACGGTCTTCGATGAGATCTACATCATGAAAAGTTTTGAGCGCACGAAGGTTCGTGGCTTGCTCGGCCTGAACTCCCATCCGAATGAGAAGAAGCCCGGTGATTATCCGGTGGCCTGGTGCAAACAGTTCGGCCAAGGCCGTGTGTTCTACACCTCGCTCGGTCATCGCGAGGACATGTGGGATACCGAAGAGAAGAACCGCAAGAATTCGCCGGAAATCGCGCAGCAATATCAGAAGCACATCCTCGGCGGCATCCTGTGGGCGCTCAAGCTCGCTCCGGGCGATGCCCAGCCGCAACCCATCAAACTTTAA
- a CDS encoding Gfo/Idh/MocA family oxidoreductase, whose protein sequence is MNPNEVQADLNRRSFLKGSSLASLMMMLGGVEITAQDAATKPATSVKPAKKIGPPVKFGVIGMGAWGRDMLSHLSRLPNAPITGVAETYGASLRRAKSAAPNAAQFEDYKKLLESKDVEAVIVATPSHQHKDIVLAALQAGKHVYCEAPLAHTIDDARAIAKAAKMATNQIFQAGLQYRANPQHHHVVDFVRTGAAGALTVARAQYHKKESWRRTSPSPERETELNWRLRPETSPGLAGEIGIHSMDVASWFMRANPVAVTGFGSVLHWKDGRKVADTAQVVLEYPGGARMIYDATLTNSFEGNYDVFSGTDAAIMIRENRAWMFKEADSPLLGWEVYAKKDTFPATGEAGIALVANATQLIAQGLKPAEAAADGDSPAYYSLEAFIECINEKKQPQAGWKEGFEATVVALKANEAVATNSKITFDPKWFEV, encoded by the coding sequence ATGAATCCGAACGAAGTACAAGCCGACCTGAATCGCCGCAGCTTCTTGAAAGGAAGCTCCCTCGCCTCTCTTATGATGATGCTGGGCGGCGTGGAGATCACCGCGCAAGACGCCGCCACGAAACCCGCCACCAGCGTGAAGCCCGCCAAGAAGATCGGGCCGCCCGTGAAGTTTGGTGTGATCGGCATGGGCGCTTGGGGCCGCGACATGCTCAGCCACCTGTCACGTTTGCCAAATGCACCGATCACGGGTGTGGCCGAGACCTATGGCGCGTCCTTGCGTCGTGCGAAGAGTGCCGCTCCGAATGCCGCGCAGTTCGAGGATTACAAGAAATTACTGGAGAGCAAAGATGTCGAGGCGGTCATCGTCGCAACACCTTCGCATCAGCATAAAGACATTGTTCTCGCCGCGTTACAGGCGGGCAAGCACGTCTATTGCGAAGCGCCGTTGGCACATACGATCGATGACGCTCGCGCCATCGCCAAAGCTGCGAAGATGGCCACGAACCAGATATTCCAAGCCGGTCTGCAATACCGCGCCAACCCGCAACATCATCATGTGGTGGACTTCGTCCGCACGGGTGCGGCAGGTGCGCTCACCGTGGCGCGCGCCCAGTATCACAAGAAAGAGAGCTGGCGCCGCACATCACCCAGCCCGGAGCGTGAGACGGAATTGAACTGGCGCTTGCGCCCGGAAACATCTCCCGGTCTCGCGGGCGAGATCGGCATCCACTCCATGGACGTCGCCTCGTGGTTCATGCGCGCGAATCCCGTCGCGGTCACAGGCTTTGGCTCCGTGCTGCATTGGAAGGATGGGCGTAAAGTGGCAGACACCGCACAAGTGGTGCTGGAATACCCCGGCGGTGCGCGGATGATCTATGACGCCACGCTTACAAATTCCTTCGAGGGCAACTACGATGTCTTCTCCGGCACCGATGCCGCCATCATGATCCGCGAGAATCGTGCATGGATGTTCAAGGAAGCGGACTCTCCGCTGCTCGGCTGGGAAGTGTATGCGAAGAAGGACACGTTCCCGGCGACGGGCGAAGCAGGCATCGCCCTCGTGGCAAACGCCACGCAACTCATTGCTCAAGGCTTGAAGCCGGCCGAAGCTGCGGCCGATGGCGATTCACCGGCTTACTATTCGCTCGAAGCCTTCATCGAATGCATCAACGAGAAGAAACAACCGCAAGCCGGTTGGAAGGAAGGCTTCGAAGCCACCGTCGTCGCATTGAAGGCCAATGAAGCCGTGGCCACAAACAGCAAGATCACGTTCGATCCTAAGTGGTTCGAGGTGTAA
- a CDS encoding serine/threonine-protein kinase, which yields MSTVSISPAGGTSSLKMVPCGKCGKSIFIPSTMAPLSTTPCPKCGHPVMLPLKLRQFELRAVIASGGMGTVYRSYDTSLEREVAVKLMRRELTNDKALVESFAREAKACAGLNHTNIIHIYAFDEWDGEKYIVMELADCGSLDDRIEKEGAVPELDVLDVGIKVAYALKAASSHNLLHLDIKPGNILYNGEGEPKLVDFGLARKADEQQAEEEGVLGTPYYIAPERVLQNGESYLSDMYSLAATLFHALTGKVPFEAPDIQEAAMAHANVALTPPKHMNPAVTQPTNDAICVAMNKEPSQRYQTYDEFIMALESARSYLLVQKYRSED from the coding sequence ATGAGTACTGTGTCAATCAGTCCGGCTGGCGGGACATCGTCCCTGAAAATGGTGCCGTGTGGAAAATGCGGCAAAAGCATCTTCATACCCAGCACCATGGCACCGCTCTCGACCACTCCCTGTCCCAAGTGCGGTCATCCGGTCATGTTGCCGCTCAAACTGCGCCAGTTCGAACTACGCGCGGTGATCGCCTCCGGGGGCATGGGCACAGTTTATCGCTCTTACGATACTTCTTTGGAGCGCGAAGTGGCGGTGAAGCTGATGCGGCGCGAGCTGACGAATGACAAGGCGCTGGTGGAGAGTTTCGCCCGTGAGGCCAAGGCCTGTGCCGGGCTGAACCACACGAACATCATCCACATCTACGCTTTCGATGAATGGGATGGTGAGAAATACATCGTCATGGAGCTGGCGGATTGCGGCAGCCTGGATGATCGCATCGAGAAGGAAGGCGCGGTGCCGGAACTGGATGTTTTGGATGTGGGCATCAAAGTGGCCTACGCCCTGAAAGCAGCCAGCAGCCATAATCTTCTCCACCTCGATATCAAGCCCGGCAACATTCTCTACAACGGAGAAGGCGAACCCAAGCTGGTGGATTTCGGCCTCGCTCGCAAAGCGGATGAGCAACAGGCGGAAGAAGAAGGTGTCTTGGGCACGCCGTATTACATCGCGCCCGAGCGCGTGTTGCAAAACGGAGAGAGTTATCTTTCAGACATGTATAGCCTGGCGGCTACTCTTTTCCACGCATTGACCGGCAAAGTGCCGTTTGAAGCACCAGATATCCAGGAAGCGGCGATGGCTCATGCGAATGTGGCACTGACTCCGCCCAAGCACATGAATCCGGCCGTCACTCAGCCCACGAATGATGCGATCTGTGTGGCGATGAACAAAGAGCCCTCGCAACGCTACCAGACCTATGATGAATTCATCATGGCGTTGGAATCGGCCCGCAGTTATCTGCTGGTGCAGAAGTACCGGTCGGAGGATTAG
- the efp gene encoding elongation factor P produces the protein MATTSTDLRKGMAISYNSDVCVVLECTHRTPGNLRAFVQASLRSVRTGKVSEVRFSTAERLEIVPMMTTKMEFSYKDGDDYVFTDPKTYETVTLTPEVVGDATKYLVENGVADVTFVEEKAVSVDLPSSVVLTVTDAPEGIRGDSANNVQKTITMETGITVTAPLFIKTGEKIKIDTRTGKYMERA, from the coding sequence ATGGCAACTACCTCGACCGACCTGCGCAAAGGCATGGCGATCAGCTACAACAGCGACGTCTGCGTCGTCCTCGAATGCACGCACCGCACCCCTGGTAACCTCCGCGCTTTCGTTCAGGCCTCGCTTCGCAGCGTCCGGACCGGCAAGGTCTCGGAAGTCCGCTTCAGCACCGCTGAACGTCTTGAGATCGTGCCGATGATGACCACCAAGATGGAGTTCAGCTACAAGGATGGCGATGATTACGTGTTCACCGATCCGAAGACCTATGAAACGGTCACGCTGACCCCGGAAGTAGTGGGCGATGCCACCAAGTATCTCGTGGAGAACGGCGTGGCGGACGTGACCTTCGTGGAAGAAAAGGCTGTGTCCGTGGACCTGCCTTCCTCCGTAGTGCTCACCGTGACGGACGCGCCGGAAGGCATCCGCGGTGATTCGGCGAACAACGTGCAAAAGACCATCACGATGGAAACGGGCATCACCGTGACGGCTCCTCTCTTCATCAAGACGGGCGAGAAGATCAAGATCGATACCCGCACCGGCAAGTACATGGAGCGCGCGTAA
- a CDS encoding lysylphosphatidylglycerol synthase domain-containing protein: MQQQPQASSTAAIVAKRLLGVCVSALVFWLVVRRLDAGELSKVLSHTKPGWLLMAFGCFALATMFAALRWHAMLKSTGAVVHLGATFRFAFIGNFFNALLLGPAGGDVIKTGLYSRWFHQPLPHVVAASFVDRLLGVGGSVLLAIAGIVLALIADGGEQLHRFTMNWPAWPWVAMTVLILGLIAWWWRRRQRESFLGRTATSLEEAAVQWRKNPQALLRGVLFAFILQVCFCGVMACSLQAVASEPIPWLKLAWTFPAIGFAATMPVTVAGAGVREGAAMLLFGFYGVKEAEAIAASLLTLTVYVVWALGGGISFLLERRRMRLVANEAPPKSLSAIIPLTNERVLSAETLAALKSCPAITEIIMVADGSKSAPASEIAGVRVIRSEAVWGKQMQAGAEAANGDVLLFLHPDTQLDAKACEAILSCLHDPTVVGGGCWKRGGNSGSWRCWTRLQFRRVLGEQAIFVRRAAWRAVAGLPLKPNVGELELCRRLRRVGRIALAPTAIGNAAVR, encoded by the coding sequence GTGCAGCAACAACCGCAAGCATCCTCCACTGCCGCCATCGTGGCCAAACGCCTTTTGGGTGTTTGCGTCTCCGCGCTGGTGTTCTGGCTCGTGGTCCGCCGGCTGGATGCGGGTGAGCTTTCTAAAGTGCTCAGCCACACCAAGCCGGGCTGGCTGCTGATGGCTTTTGGCTGTTTCGCGCTTGCTACGATGTTTGCCGCGCTGCGCTGGCATGCGATGCTGAAATCTACCGGTGCCGTGGTGCATCTCGGAGCCACGTTCCGTTTCGCCTTCATAGGCAACTTTTTCAACGCGCTTCTGCTCGGGCCCGCAGGGGGTGATGTCATCAAGACGGGTCTATATTCCCGCTGGTTCCATCAGCCTTTGCCCCATGTGGTAGCCGCCTCGTTTGTCGATCGCCTGCTGGGCGTGGGCGGTTCGGTTTTGCTCGCCATCGCGGGCATCGTACTGGCTCTGATAGCAGATGGTGGCGAACAGCTCCATCGCTTCACCATGAACTGGCCCGCCTGGCCTTGGGTGGCAATGACCGTTTTGATTCTCGGCTTGATCGCGTGGTGGTGGCGACGGCGTCAACGTGAGTCATTTCTCGGCCGCACTGCTACATCTCTCGAAGAAGCCGCCGTTCAATGGCGCAAGAATCCGCAAGCATTGCTGCGCGGCGTGCTCTTCGCCTTCATCTTGCAGGTCTGTTTCTGTGGTGTGATGGCATGCTCTCTGCAAGCGGTGGCCAGCGAACCGATACCATGGCTGAAATTGGCGTGGACCTTCCCGGCCATCGGTTTCGCTGCGACGATGCCCGTCACAGTCGCAGGTGCGGGCGTGCGTGAAGGCGCGGCGATGTTGCTCTTCGGATTTTACGGCGTGAAGGAAGCGGAAGCCATCGCCGCCTCCCTGCTCACCTTGACGGTCTATGTGGTTTGGGCTCTTGGGGGAGGCATCTCCTTCTTGCTCGAGCGCCGACGCATGAGACTTGTGGCGAACGAAGCACCGCCGAAGAGCCTCTCGGCCATCATCCCTTTGACCAATGAGCGTGTACTCTCCGCAGAAACATTGGCGGCTTTGAAATCCTGTCCAGCCATCACGGAGATCATCATGGTGGCCGACGGCAGCAAATCTGCCCCCGCATCTGAAATCGCCGGTGTCCGCGTGATCCGCAGTGAAGCGGTCTGGGGCAAGCAGATGCAGGCGGGAGCGGAAGCTGCTAATGGAGATGTGCTGCTCTTCCTGCATCCGGACACGCAATTGGACGCCAAAGCTTGCGAGGCGATCTTAAGCTGCCTCCATGATCCTACTGTGGTAGGCGGTGGCTGCTGGAAGCGCGGTGGCAATTCCGGCAGCTGGCGCTGCTGGACACGTCTGCAATTCCGTCGTGTGTTGGGTGAACAGGCGATCTTTGTGCGCCGCGCTGCATGGCGTGCTGTGGCAGGACTGCCGCTGAAGCCGAATGTCGGTGAATTGGAATTGTGCCGCCGTTTGCGACGGGTGGGGCGGATCGCTTTGGCGCCGACGGCGATCGGCAATGCAGCTGTGCGTTAA
- a CDS encoding carbohydrate-binding domain-containing protein has translation MKRFLRTTMVLVAVCLATTVQAADDQKLELKDGKVKTGEGVGEELAGYDEGEGRIFFYAPAGVEFTFKVAEEGEHKLVIKASCDAAQNENAKFKLTVNGKEDEKETTLKNTEAEEVTVTVKLKAGENKVKIFFTNDAYKEGEYDRNMYIHAVTVKAKK, from the coding sequence ATGAAGCGTTTCTTGCGAACGACCATGGTTCTTGTCGCCGTTTGTCTGGCCACCACGGTCCAGGCGGCTGATGACCAAAAACTCGAACTCAAAGACGGCAAGGTGAAGACCGGCGAAGGCGTCGGCGAGGAACTGGCCGGCTATGACGAAGGCGAAGGCCGCATTTTCTTCTATGCCCCCGCCGGGGTGGAGTTCACGTTCAAGGTGGCCGAAGAAGGTGAACACAAGCTGGTGATAAAGGCTTCCTGCGATGCCGCACAGAATGAAAATGCCAAGTTCAAGCTCACCGTGAACGGCAAGGAAGATGAGAAGGAAACCACCCTCAAGAACACCGAGGCAGAAGAGGTGACGGTCACCGTGAAGCTCAAGGCAGGTGAAAACAAAGTGAAGATCTTTTTCACCAACGATGCTTATAAAGAGGGCGAGTACGACCGCAACATGTACATCCATGCGGTCACCGTGAAGGCCAAAAAGTAA